In Miscanthus floridulus cultivar M001 chromosome 8, ASM1932011v1, whole genome shotgun sequence, the sequence GAGCGGTGCTGGTCTGGGGCTTCGGGATCTGGGGTTTGGCCGAAGGAGGGGACGGAGCAATGTTTCGAGGAGCTTCGAGAACTTCTCTAGTAGTACAAAGAGACTTTTctctgtgccattataaaagatcgtaatcccctgtgtgcccctgaaaaaatttagcggtcttcagcgccactactccaactttttcgtgtcatccatgccacttccgtcagtttgggctttaacgccgttaaactgcaggtgtgaaaagacgaaaatgcccttaagttcaaatatgttattaattttttttagcatcttaacgacttcaaatgaaaaaactcaaaactagaaagttgtagatctcgtcgagatctataattttcatataaattttttttttcatttaatttcacaaaaaaaataatataatttttctaagatatattaatcatatcaaatcatattttttttgcgaaattaaatggaaaaaaatttatatgaaaattatagatctcgacgagatctacaactttctagttttgagttttttcatttgaagtcgttaagatgctcaaaaaaaattaataacatatttgaacttaagggcattttcgtcttttcacacctgcagtttaacggcgttagagcctaaactgacggaagtggcatggatgacacgaaaaagttggagcagtggcgctgaagatcgctgaattttttcagaggcacacaggggattacgatcttttataatggcacacagggaaaagtctctagTACAAAAAGGGGCGCACGGAGCGCTTCGGCAGGGAAGGAAGAAAACGGGGAGCCTGCTTGTGCGGCCGGTTCgctgaacagtgtttttctctcccgtTTAGTCGGAACCGTAGctcgttttttcagcgaagcgaatgaagccgcattgaaaaaaaaaattgtgcaTATGGTATCCACGGCTGCAGCAGGCATACATAGCGTGGATGTCTGACACGTGTCGAACCTTAACAATCCAACACTGACTAAGGAGTGATcatatgctaaaaatagacttggCTTTAGCCAGGCTCACTCACGCGGCCACACCTATCAATCGCATGCCCACATATACCGTAAAGACAAACACGTGTCACGCAACtatgcatgcatgtatgtatgGGGCAACCATGGATATGGTTCATATAATTTTTTCCCCTGCTTTTGGGGAGGTTCCATATTTCCATGGAAAGTAGAGATAAATtttatctctctctctatatatatatataatttttatcTATTTTTTTTTATCAGTACTCCATCCGTCCTAAAACAAGTGCATCTCACACTTTAAAAAGTCGAATAAACTTAACTTTGACTAAATCTATAAACAATACTaagatttataatatcaaataattaCACATTATATATTCTCCTATTACAATTACAATACATTATTTTTTTATAATCTCTCGCAACTAAAAAAAAGACTAAAGAGTGTACATTTTTTGTGCTACAATTGCCTTTGGGTCGTCGGTCTGCCGCGTGCGATCCCGCGCGAGCGCTTGGCCCCCGCGTCGCTCGCTTCCTCGGCGCCCGCCTGGTCGCGATCCATCCCTTCCATCACGCTCCATCCCCCTCCCGCGATCTCGCTCCAATCAACTTTGGGTCGTCAGTCTGCGTCGTTAAGGGCGATATCTCGGAGCTGACCGAGTCCCTCACCCGCCGGTTCTGGGGCGTTGCCTCCTTCCTCGCACCATCGGCAGTTgataggaggaggagaaggaggtgcCTCAGTCCCCACGGATCAACGGGGTCCGGAGTGACCTGGCAGAGATTGGGGGCAGGGTGAAGACTGGCATCTCGATGTTGTTGAACGCTGGCGCGGTGGCGGAGATCTCCAGGATCGCATCGTCGTTCCTGCCATTCGGGCCTGGGGATCAGGGGGAGCAGGAAGAGGGTGAGGCGGTCGGTGTGACCGAGGAGGTAGTGGTGTTCGTCAGTAACATCTCAAAGCATCCGAAGACAGCTTGATTTCCCCTTTTTTTATGATGAGCGACACGTGGATGGTAAGAGCAGGTGGCATCAGATCAGAGTGCTTGGACTGTTTATTTTGTTGCTTTGATTCATAGATGGTTGAACCGATTGGTTTGGGTGCAATTGTGTGCTCATGATGAGCGACCAGAAGATGGTTTACAGTTTCCTCCTCTTGATCGCAAAGTGGGCAACAATTCGGATAATCCAATGTTTCTCAGGAGTACttatcttctattagacactgaGTActtaagagaggacactaaactatacagttccatcgagcacaccctaagaagaactcgaaaatccatatttttatatCAAGCTCATAAATCTCATGCAACTAAAAAGAACGCGAGTAAAACAATTTTTTGGTGCAATTTTTTTTTTCGCTCTTCACTCCCGTCATGCGATACCCTCCCGCGACTGCGATGAAAGGCGCCGGCATGTGGGACCGACTGCACGTGAGCCCGCCTCGTCGCTCTACTTTCTCCGCTTCGCACGCTCGCTCGCGAGACCCCGCTCGCTCCCCCTCCCCCACGCGTGTGCTCCCCTTCGCGAGATCCCGCTCGCTCCCGTGAttctggccgcgccgccgccgcgcccccaTCGCGCACACCCTGCCCCCGTGCCCGCCCGCAgcaggccgcgccgccgccgcacgcgcacCATCGTCCCCCGCGCCCGCCCGCATCTGGGCGCGCCGCCGGCGGCCGCGTAGAGCTGGGGAACACCCGTCTAGCCTTCTCGGTGGCTCCGTGCGTCGCTCCTAGACGTCCTCGCTCTCcatctctctctcgcgcgcgagGGTACGAGCGCACGCCCGCACCTGCACGGGGTCTCGGCGACTGCGACGGGGAGCGACGCGACCGTGAAGGCGGCCTCGATCTAGCAGCGGCAGCACCCCCGGGCCCCGACGTCCATGACGGACGTGGAGGCCGAGGTCGAGGGACGGGAATAGCGAGCACCTCCGGCGCCGACCAAGGCCTGTCTGTCAACCGGAGCACGGAGGTAGGCTCCACGGCTACACGCACCTGCACAGGCACCTCGCCCCGCCCCTGCTCCAACCGCTCCGAGCACCCCTTGCAGATCTGCGAGGAGCCGCGCCCGTCGCTCGTTCACATCGCTGTGCCTCGTCTCCACCGGACGCCTCCACGCCAAGGTCGCGACCAGGAGCGTCATGCACGCGGCGCCTGCACCGGCACCTCACCTCCGGAAACACCACCGCCTCCACGATCTGCCCTGCCGTCAACGCCGCCTAGGTTGAGGTAATGCCCCGTTGGATGCTCCTGTTTCTTTTTCTTCGATTAATTAATGTGCTCGgtgctctttatttactatcacTGCATTTTCAGGTCATATACTTACAGTCACTTGATTATCGTGACTTGATGCACTTGAGCAATTTGATTTGTGCTTCTTTTCTTTTCCTAATGATACTATGTTCATTTGTTTGTATTATAAAAAAATTGGGATTAGAACAGTGTGTGCAGTAACTCGAGTTCATATAGATTTTCCATAATTATTTATGATAATAACCGGTCAACTGGAGGTGATTGAGATGTAGGTTTAAGGAAAAGTAGCAAGCCTAGTCACATCCTGAGGGAAATTTGAGCATGCAGCATGGATTGATACTTTTTATGTCTTATTATCTTATTCTGTAAACCAACTGATTATGTCTGAACAGTGTGTACAGTAACTCGAGTTCATATAGATTTTCCATAATTATTTATGATAATACTCTGAGGTGATTGAGATGTAGGTTTAAGAAAAAGTAGCAAGCCTAGGCACATCTTGAGGGAAATCTGAGCATGGCTTTATACGTTTTATGTCTTATCTTATTCTGTAAAACGAACTGATTATGTCTCATGTAAGAAGTTTGTATGCTTTGTGATGTTCAACCAAGGAAATAACCGTTTGTGAAATCTATTTTGACATGCTTAAAATGGGGATAATATTAGAAATGAAGTAGTTGTCTGGTTCCTCTTTGCAAGTGAGCAGTGATTCACTGTGATCCACTTATTCCCTAACATGCCCATGCGTCTCTCTTTCTATATATAATTTGGCCAGCGGTATGTGACGATAAGAACCTTTGCACATTGATTAATCAATCCCAAAGAGACTATTCTCTGCTCCTGTACCTCCATTAGAGGCAGAAGTTCTCTGTTTCCATAGCCCTGTTTGAAGCAAACATGATCATCATCAATACTAGGATAACTTGCATCGGCTGTTTGCAATTAAGGGTATTTATGTTTTCACTTATATGCTTTGCAGTCAGCATAGATTCAGGTAGCTTATATTCCTTCTGTTGAAATCCAAGAACTATTATCTGAGGGTTTTTTATTCATACTACCATGCTTTGCCGCACAAGCTTCTGAAATCCACTCCATTCATACATATATGTTTTTCAAGTgcattttgttatttcctttttatgtTGCCAAGGAAATCAACTTCAGGTTTTGTGTTCCTTTTTCATTTGTTATACCCACAGCTATATATGAGGCAATAAGTCAATAGCACAGATAAGCAGCAAATTATTCGGTCTTCATATAAACACTTGTAGaactaaaagaatatatgaaagatATTAGTAGTTTACCTTTAAAGCCTCCACTTTGTTCTTTAGCTTTACTCACTAACTGCATCTAATATGTCTATTAGTTCTTTCATAGCAATTGGTATTCTTGCTAGATAACACATCGATCTTACCACAGAGGGGCTTTCTATATATTGTCTTCATTTCCAAAGGACAGTGTTGCTCTTATATTCATTCTCCTAACGCAGTTTGTTCATAGCAGGAGATGTGCACTTCAACCAGTCAGTTACTATGAAAACCACTAAGGCACTAAGAACATGACGAGTCTTCATGAATCGTATCCACAAACCTTCTAGATAGGATGACAAAGTTGGGTATCAACAACCCCTAATTACTAATTAGCTCTCTTAAGCAACTGAAATATTGTACAAGCAAGTTGAACCTTTGTCTGATTGTCTTAATAAAAGTAATTTATGTACTGTttgcatttatttattttttctacaAAAAAACAAATCGATTCATATGAAAAATGTAGTTTTAGAACTTAATGAGATTGAGTTTATCTTAGATACGGATTGACAAGGGATAGATGGGATAGCAAGAAAAACCAGCTAAGTCACCCTCCTTGCATGCCTCGAGCTGATGGTGCGGCTGGGCTTTTATAGTCATCCCTAACAAACTAACTAATTGTCCTAACGAACTAACAATCTTGATTTGCCTAAGAACCTGGTAATGAAAGATGTGCTAACAAAAACACCAGTTGATCCTAGTCTCCTCTAAGTGACATGCTACTGTTGCCATATTGCCCATAACAGTCAGTCTCTTTTTTAGAACCTCCAAGAATGAGTCATTACTTTGTTACTGTGGTTCTGGTTTTCTACTGTGTTTCTTGTCATGTAAAAAAATACTGTGGACTTGGGCTCCTGTACAAATGTGACTGTTTGTTGTGTCTGGGTGTTTCCGACTTGTGTTGATAAGAGGATAATTGTTATTAGTAATGGATATTCCATGTGTTTGTGtgttttttcttttctcaccTATCTAATAAGTACAGCTGTCAGattgcattcatttaaaacatGTTTGAAATCCGGACTTTTATGAGGATTCCGGACTTTTATGAGGATTATTTATTTATATGTACTATACACAAAGAAGGGCATAATGATCTTCTTGCCAGTGTGTTGTTTTTATTCAGGGTCTAATGAATATTTGCTTTTGCAGGCTCATGAGGATCTCGTTGAAGATGTTGCTTGGCACCTGAAGGATGAAAATATATTTGGATCTGTTGGGATGACTGCAAGTTGATGATGTGGGACTTGCGTACAAACAAACCCGAACAATCTATTGCTGCGCATCAAAAGGAGGTAGGCATGCTGTAATCATGGACTATCAAACTGTATGTTGAGGCCTGGATGATTGCACAGTTGCATTTGCACAATATCCTTACATGTTCATATTAACCAGCAGTTCATAGGAGCGGTATATGAAACAAGTTTTATAAAGCTATAAGATAATGTTCACTGCACCCCCATCAGGTAATTTCCCCTTTTTCAGTTTATTGTTGGACGTTATGTATTGACACTTCCTACTTCTGGTACCTTATTTTTACTTCTAAGGTAATTTTACACACATGATTCAGTTATGTGGCTTCCCTTATGATAAGGCAAATGGTGTGCACTGATGGTCATCCAACCTTTCAGTTGGTGTTTTTATTTGCTTCAAAGAAAAGTTTGGTTTTGTAAAAATTGTTATATGCTCGGTATGTCAGTCTTGTCATATGTCATGGATTGGTTTCTGTTCATAGTGTGCATGCTTCCCTTTTCCAGGTCAACGCTTTGTCATTCAATCCATTCAATGAATGGATATTGGCTACAGCATCTGGAGACGCAACTATCAAACTATTTGACATGCGAAAACTAtcaagaagcttgcatactttcGACAGTCATGAGTACGTATTTTTTTCTGTGCCCTATGTGTTCAGTCTTTATTTCTTCGACAGTCATAGAATGTGCCGTAGCCAAATAAACAGCTGCATTATTTAATCCTTTTACATTTTGCATTGTATACATTTGTACCGATTTGTTGGAAGATAACAAGTATATTAATGGGGCGGGGCAGTGGTGAAGATGACTTTTACGGAGACAGTGCAGCCGGTTATATCGACACCCTGAAGAAAAACATAACGGTATGAAACTAAGATTAAGTATTTCTATAAATAGGGACATAGAGAGACGCTAAGTGCTGATCATTGAGACCTTCATTCGCTCTGCAGCAGGGAGAATGGACGGAGCAAGTGTCTAGAGCTGGGCAGGATGCGGCAAGAACCAGACTGCATGTCCAGACATGTATGTTCCGTTTTCTGTTGATGTAAGTTTGACTGAGTTGActttgaagttttttttttatctcgGTAGAACAAGGAGTACCTTCAGGTTTTTAAGGGTGCTCAAGTCATGATTAACGTAGAGACCATAAGTCAGACTTTGAAGTATTACTCTTGGATGAGCTGTTGAAGCAATTACACAAGCACTACTCTTGGATGAGCTGCTTTTTTCTTGCTTGAAATATATTGGGTGAATAATTTGTTGGAATATATTGGGTgaataattttatttttattgCCTAGGATTGTTCTCTAACACATTGTTTGCATTTGCAACTGTAGTTCCTTCTTCTCCCTGTGCGAAAACCAGCTCAAGGAAAAGAGAAACGGCAAAAGAAATTTAACTTAAATTTTGATGAAGTGATTCATGTGTGCTCTTACCATAATGCTCTCTTCTGTTATACCCTTATTAAATgtaccaagctccaagagtatAGTTTACCCATGTGACATGCACTGatttttacatatatactcgaaccgtGTGCAGGATGTTATGGAGATGTGACAggacttattcgtggatttattggtgcacgaaagaaatggatatcggggacttcttcctgccgatataaaacattatcttaccCGTATCACGGAAAGGtgtatacagtagagtttgtgagtctgCGATGTTGCGCTCTCCGTGATGATtctgttaatttcacaaactttgtttttttaaTTAAATGCCACtttgttaatttcacaaactttgtttATTTGAATTAAATGTTACTTCAACGTTGGCATTTAATTTTTACAGAAttattatcttatcatgcgatctgtatgtttttagtacaaaatgttagctatcccgtagcaacgcacgggcacgctactaGTGAGAGAACAAAGTTTACAACATTCTCAAGTCATtttttacatcactttattacagtaccagaatattactttaatttattataacagcggaatataataaTGTTATCAGAGTGATAGAGGAAGCAATATTAATTTAataacatggtggagcattaacatagtggatatTTTATACAAGATATGTTAACATATTTTACatattttcttataaaaacctttagcaagggttataaataaacactacggtcgtagtgTGAAAGGAAATCTCTCTGAGCCCATCAGAAGGTTttcacacacaagggtcagctctacgTATCTttcgatcacctgcaacagggagaatAAAACCCAGAGTActtaattatactcagcaagacttacccgacaggagaaaaataaaagacttcaATGATATACGAGGATTATTTGGTTTGTGGGTTGTTGtatctgcggaagcattactaaacaagcgtccttatattcaattttattagcagtcatcgttagttcattaactaaccattctatgtaagcacatatgctactttcaagcaggtggtaagaaatcagaaccattttaccatctttcatattccagttcttactacggtgctaaaccatagccaagtcgtatcgTATCACAtgacgattcgtgaaccaatgtatcctagctggtcccgaaacacacgccccacttataCCCCCAGGCATAGGCAAgatcaacccaccactctcctgtcaaggggtccaggttctgtctaaacttggactccaagcccccactcctaagttccgaactcagtgtggtgcttagacctccatcatccccgcctccaatcagtcggtccggaaagagccggaacctacgataagagagcaacgagccttcccgctcctataagtaagtatgtgctcaggataataagtctgtgacctaactaaaattcacagcaacggatggtccttaaccgacacaggcggaacaagtgcaatccgagcctagctcgaatgcctaaccaagtccagatctaaagtaccattctatccggtctccaattatcattcatatatattccatgtgatagtaatataataacaacaataatatcttttctatctctcgcgagtgacaggtaatcactcgacatCTACCGGCACTACTACACAACGTGGCTTTTGTCCCGGTTGGGAAAGAGCTtttgtcccggtttcccaaccgggactatgaatccgagactaaaggtggggacctttagtcccggtttgctacaaccgggactaaagatccttccaGCTTAAAAAAATAATGTctcccaccgctgcgccccgtgagattcaaacccaagacctcatgcactacCTCGCGcggagcttaccaccccacctacacaacacatctaacaatgaatgggatgctttccttttgaactaacccatcgggggacctttagtcccggttggtgttaccaaccgggactaaagggtgtacctttagtccgggttggtattaccaaccggaactaaaggttggaggactttttagttccggttggtggctccaaccaggagtaaaggaacctttagtcccagttggtattaccaaccgggactaaaggtcctttagtcccgaggATAAAAAATggcgaggctaatgctaaattgggacatcattctaaagtctgttctctagtagtacgggtcctatagcatagcatctacacgatcctgacatactagtagtactcataggataaggatatatatatatatatggttttcatccaactccttaaaacttaatgcacaagcataagataaagtgtagaataataggggttatgcaccagggcttgcctgggtaagacataaccaaaagttagcatttcaTCATGGTCGTTGAGCTCGACGCCGTCTCCATTTTTCGGCCTCAAACAACGTcgcggagtacgaggccctcatcaacggactacgcatcgccatcgagctcggcgccacatgACGGTATGTCcgcggtgactcagagttggtcgttgaccaagtcatgaaggagtcctcctacaagagccctctcatggcatcatattgccaagaggtgcgcaagctcgaggacaaattccgagggatcgaactgcatcatgtcccccaaaaggacaatgatgtcgTCTATttcctcgcaaaattggctgcTAGGCGGGTGccatctctagatggggtcttcatcaacgatctccacgaGCCGTCTGCTCGCATTCTGGAGGATCCGATTCAGACATACTCCAACACTAATCTAGCACGGGGGGGCTCCGACCTCCCGACATGCCCTGACCCCGACCAAGTGCTTGGTGGCTCCGACCCGGGCACCTTCATGGCGACATCGCCCCCCTAACATCGCCATAATGGCACTCGATCTGGTTGACTGGAGAGCaccactgctcgcctacctcctcgaggaggttctcccaccgaaAAGGACTGAAGCACAATgaatcgctcgacgcgccaagacgtCTGTCACCAtcggtgatgaactttacaagtGGAGCCCATTgggaatactcatgaagtgcatcccgatcGACCAAGGGAAACAGCTTCTCCTCGacgtccatgccagaatctacggacatcacacGGCCCCATGGTCGCTGGTCGGGAAAGCCTTTAGCCAAGGTTTTTACTACCCACCGCAttgcgagatgcagaggaggttggtcacaggtgtgaaggatgccaattctatgctcgacaaactcatctACCGACACAAGAGCTTCAGACCATCCCTATCACCTAGCCatttgtggtctagggcctcgacatggtcggacccctcaaaaaggcctcgggtggcttcactcacctactcatagcagtggacaaattctccaagtggatagaggcgaagcccatcaccaacatctgctcggtagaggcggtcaagttcttcatCGACATCATCTATTGGTTTAGAGTTCCAAactatatcatcaccgaccatggaacaaacttcaccgggaagaagttcctggacttctatgatgggtacggcatcaggatcgactggacctcggtcggacatccgtgtactaacggtcaggtcgaacgggccaatggcatggtcctccaaggactcaaggcccgcatcttcgactgactcaataagtatgccgggcgatgggttacagaggtcccagcgatcctctagagcctgagaatgaccctgaaccgatccatggggttcacacctttcttcctagcctacggagctgaagcagtgttgccctctaaCCTCGATCACGGCatcccaagagtgaaggccttcgactgaGACCGAGCCGCGGAGGCTCAGCTGGACACaatcgacctactcgaggaggctcgtgagacaaccatcatccgctccgctcactaccaacaaactctccgcatgtaccatgaaagaaaaatcagggggaggatcctcgaggtcggtgatctcgtactttGGAAAACCTAGTCCACCAAGGATagacataagctctctccaccatgggaaggaccctacatggtgaccgaggtgatccgaccaggTGCCTACCAGCTAAaggatgacaatggcaacattcttaccaacacatggaacatcgaacagttacgtcgtttctttccctaaagctcagtcttttc encodes:
- the LOC136471380 gene encoding uncharacterized protein isoform X1; protein product: MMWDLRTNKPEQSIAAHQKEVNALSFNPFNEWILATASGDATIKLFDMRKLSRSLHTFDSHDGEDDFYGDSAAGYIDTLKKNITQGEWTEQVSRAGQDAARTRLHVQTCMFRFLLMMLWRCDRTYSWIYWCTKEMDIGDFFLPI
- the LOC136471380 gene encoding histone-binding protein MSI1-like isoform X3; this encodes MMWDLRTNKPEQSIAAHQKEVNALSFNPFNEWILATASGDATIKLFDMRKLSRSLHTFDSHDGEDDFYGDSAAGYIDTLKKNITQGEWTEQVSRAGQDAARTRLHVQTFPSSPCAKTSSRKRETAKEI
- the LOC136471380 gene encoding uncharacterized protein isoform X2 translates to MMWDLRTNKPEQSIAAHQKEVNALSFNPFNEWILATASGDATIKLFDMRKLSRSLHTFDSHDGEDDFYGDSAAGYIDTLKKNITQGEWTEQVSRAGQDAARTRLHVQTCMFRFLLISFFSLCENQLKEKRNGKRNLT